Proteins from a single region of Edaphobacter bradus:
- a CDS encoding GTP-binding protein → MAKEKFDRSKPHVNIGTIGHIDHGKTTLTAAITKVLSKHNPKNAF, encoded by the coding sequence ATGGCGAAGGAAAAGTTTGACCGGTCTAAGCCGCACGTGAACATCGGGACGATCGGACACATCGATCACGGCAAGACGACGCTGACGGCGGCGATCACGAAGGTTCTGTCGAAGCACAACCCGAAGAACGCGTTTC